A part of Dermacentor variabilis isolate Ectoservices chromosome 10, ASM5094787v1, whole genome shotgun sequence genomic DNA contains:
- the LOC142559310 gene encoding uncharacterized protein LOC142559310 produces MRWRPPVLWLAVVCWPAAVVWTLETRLVPHPIRGTHARASRFRAARVLRHGCDGTQFGFADTCDYDGSRWSSNDDTFRIVPAERFEQAPIRARIDRFEAIMLAQPQYVDISLYDAYYTWGDVLDVPGPSAYDEVPGKDFNVSPPLQSLCC; encoded by the exons ATGCGCTGGAGACCACCGGTTCTCTGGCTCGCCGTGGTGTGCTGGCCGGCCGCGGTGGTGTGGACGCTGGAGACGCGCCTTGTGCCACACCCGATTCGGGGCACTCACGCGAGGGCGTCGCGGTTCCGGGCCGCCCGGGTGCTGCGACACGGCTGCGACGGGACGCAGTTCGGGTTCGCCGACACCTGCGACTACGACGGCAGTCGATGGAGCAGCAACGACGACACCTTCCGAATTGTGCCCGCCGAGAG GTTCGAGCAGGCGCCTATCAGAGCCCGCATCGACAGGTTCGAGGCCATCATGTTGGCGCAGCCTCAGTACGTCGACATATCGTTATACGATGCGTACTACACCTGGGGCGACGTCCTCGATGTTCCTGGACCATCTGCGTACGACGAAGTTCCGGGCAAAGACTTTAACGTAAGCCCGCCACTCCAGTCTCTTTGTTGTTAG